The proteins below come from a single Synechococcus sp. WH 8101 genomic window:
- a CDS encoding addiction module protein encodes MAVELPLAQMTHDEKLQAMELLWAELSKTPEQLTSPAWHRDVLRSRCGQVQQGQARFQSWDTAMDELRAELRGHQAP; translated from the coding sequence ATGGCCGTTGAGCTGCCCCTCGCTCAGATGACGCACGACGAAAAACTCCAGGCCATGGAACTGCTCTGGGCGGAGCTGTCCAAGACGCCAGAACAGTTGACATCTCCTGCTTGGCACCGCGACGTGCTCCGCAGTCGATGCGGGCAGGTGCAGCAGGGCCAGGCCAGGTTCCAGAGCTGGGACACGGCCATGGATGAACTAAGGGCTGAGCTGCGTGGACATCAGGCTCCTTGA
- a CDS encoding type II toxin-antitoxin system RelE/ParE family toxin, protein MDIRLLEGAKEDLRNGWVFYERQAPGLGDRFLDAVEADVRLLPTYAGIHLEVDGFHRMLIKRFPFALYYLIEEATIDIYAILDCRRDPSWTAQRLTDSRS, encoded by the coding sequence GTGGACATCAGGCTCCTTGAGGGCGCCAAGGAAGACCTCCGCAATGGCTGGGTGTTCTATGAACGCCAGGCTCCAGGCCTGGGCGATCGCTTTCTGGATGCCGTTGAGGCTGATGTGCGTCTTCTTCCCACCTACGCCGGGATCCACCTGGAGGTGGATGGCTTCCACCGGATGCTGATCAAACGGTTTCCATTCGCCCTCTACTACCTGATCGAGGAGGCCACGATCGACATCTACGCGATCCTTGATTGCCGCCGCGATCCCAGTTGGACTGCTCAGCGGCTGACTGACTCGCGCTCCTAG
- a CDS encoding protein NO VEIN domain-containing protein: protein MTARLEDLKPDGLVQGLVGREAVRIVSAEMLGDMACKVVYRGEDGALGEQLVFRTNEADLELAGGGRKWSFAGNGDLFRLVSEAERIRLAYLFDPYVAVSSSTIDPLPHQISAVYEHMLPRQPMRFLLADDPGAGKTIMAGLLIKELLIRGEMERCLIVAPGSLTEQWQDELKEKFELQFELLTRDLINATGLGNPFEQRPLLIARMDMLSRDEELQTRLEQAPEWDLVVCDESHRMSAHYFGSEVKRTKRYDMGQRVGNHARNLLLMTATPHNGKEEDFQLFMALLDEDRFAGHQRDAVHRSDPNDLMRRLVKEDLYTFAGTKLFPERKSYTAEYELSDAEKVLYERVTEYVREEMNRADRNANEQGGGKKRVNVGFALMTLQRRLASSPFAIHRSLERRRERLESRLKEERLLLEGRGAEARLGLDAKFQPGGLSDDDIDDLYEEDTAGEIENTEDAFTDNATSAQTLAELEFEIQTLKELEQLSKKVVDQRTDAKWQELDRILDDPLMKQANGARRKLVLFTEFKDTLMDLAAKIRDRLGRPEAVVEIHGGVARDRRRQIVHAFMNDPEVVVLLANDAAGEGVNLQRAHLMVNYDLPWNPNRLEQRFGRIHRIGQKEVCHLWNLLAKDTREGDVYIQLLRKLEAAREALGDKVFDVLGQLFSGRSLRELLMDAVRYNARPDVKAQLELEIEGAVDQHHLEDLLAQRALVRQGMDAATVEQLRQQMERAMARRIHPHYVHDFFIEAFRRLGGKLNPREKGRYEITYVPPLLLDRNQQIGVGVPVQGRYERICFEKEHVADSPRAELVSPGHPLLEACISLVVERDGSVLGQGAVLIDERDLGSEPRLLFCLEHGLQDGRKTRAGQQQLISNRLQFLEISRSGVVSPAGSAPYLDYRPLRDGEQELVAPLLQESWLSQDWDALVLQHAMTTLVPRHLEEVSAERLERIAKAEREIKARMQREINHWSRRYEELKLQEQAGKQVRLPAKVAKDRAEVLTSRLEKRLAQLQAEAQITAKVPNLKGGSLVIPAGWLLAQQGQSDPQGVDAAARKRVELLAMNAVFEAEKALGRMPKDVSAERGRGYDIESIDADGNLFFIEVKGRTDGADSVTLTINEVNTGRNAPHRFRLALVSVAGDQATTPVYVSGVDWGLPGFGDTQITKNLQQLLAAGRAPH from the coding sequence ATGACGGCCCGCCTGGAAGACCTCAAACCAGATGGCCTGGTTCAGGGCCTGGTGGGTCGGGAAGCGGTGCGGATCGTGAGCGCCGAGATGCTCGGCGACATGGCCTGCAAGGTGGTGTATCGCGGCGAGGACGGTGCCCTGGGCGAGCAGCTGGTGTTCCGCACCAACGAAGCGGATCTGGAGCTGGCGGGCGGGGGGCGCAAGTGGAGCTTTGCCGGCAACGGTGATCTGTTCCGGCTGGTGAGTGAGGCCGAGCGGATCCGGCTGGCGTACCTGTTCGACCCCTACGTAGCGGTGAGCAGCAGCACGATCGATCCGCTGCCTCACCAGATCAGCGCGGTCTACGAGCACATGCTCCCCAGGCAGCCAATGCGCTTCCTGTTGGCAGATGACCCCGGCGCCGGCAAAACGATCATGGCCGGCCTCCTGATCAAGGAACTGCTGATTCGAGGTGAGATGGAGCGCTGCTTGATCGTGGCGCCTGGCTCGCTCACCGAGCAGTGGCAAGACGAGCTCAAGGAGAAGTTTGAGCTGCAGTTCGAGCTGCTCACCCGCGACCTGATCAACGCCACGGGGCTGGGCAACCCGTTCGAGCAGCGGCCGCTGCTGATCGCTCGGATGGACATGCTCTCCCGCGATGAGGAGCTGCAGACCCGCCTGGAGCAGGCCCCGGAGTGGGACCTGGTGGTGTGCGACGAATCCCACCGCATGAGCGCCCACTACTTCGGCAGTGAGGTGAAACGCACCAAGCGCTACGACATGGGCCAGCGGGTGGGGAACCACGCCCGCAACCTGCTGTTGATGACAGCGACGCCGCACAACGGCAAGGAAGAAGACTTCCAGCTGTTCATGGCCTTGCTGGATGAAGACCGCTTTGCCGGCCACCAGCGCGATGCCGTGCACCGCAGCGATCCCAATGACCTGATGCGCCGGCTGGTGAAGGAAGACCTTTACACCTTCGCGGGCACGAAGCTGTTCCCCGAGCGCAAGAGCTACACCGCCGAATACGAGCTCTCCGATGCCGAGAAGGTGCTCTACGAGCGAGTCACCGAGTACGTGCGTGAGGAGATGAACCGTGCCGATCGCAATGCCAACGAGCAAGGCGGCGGCAAAAAGCGGGTGAATGTGGGCTTTGCCTTGATGACCCTGCAGCGGCGGCTGGCGAGCAGTCCGTTTGCGATCCATCGCTCGCTGGAACGCCGGCGCGAACGCTTGGAGAGCCGCCTCAAAGAAGAGCGGTTGCTGTTGGAGGGGCGCGGGGCCGAAGCGCGCCTGGGGCTTGACGCCAAGTTTCAACCCGGCGGGCTCAGCGACGACGACATCGACGATCTCTACGAAGAAGACACCGCCGGCGAGATCGAAAACACAGAAGACGCCTTCACCGATAACGCCACCTCAGCCCAGACCCTCGCCGAGCTGGAGTTCGAGATCCAAACGCTCAAGGAGCTGGAGCAGCTGAGCAAGAAGGTGGTGGATCAGCGCACCGATGCCAAATGGCAGGAGCTCGATCGCATCCTCGATGACCCGCTGATGAAGCAGGCCAATGGGGCGCGGCGCAAGTTGGTGCTGTTCACCGAATTCAAAGACACGCTGATGGATCTGGCCGCCAAGATCCGTGACCGGCTGGGCCGGCCGGAGGCGGTGGTGGAGATCCATGGCGGTGTGGCACGCGATCGGCGCCGCCAGATCGTGCACGCCTTCATGAACGACCCCGAGGTGGTGGTGCTCCTGGCCAATGACGCCGCTGGGGAGGGAGTGAACCTGCAGCGGGCCCACCTGATGGTGAATTACGACCTGCCCTGGAACCCCAACCGGCTGGAGCAGCGCTTTGGCCGCATCCACCGGATCGGCCAGAAGGAGGTGTGCCATCTGTGGAACCTCCTGGCCAAAGACACCCGCGAGGGCGACGTCTACATCCAACTGCTGCGCAAGCTCGAAGCGGCGCGAGAAGCCTTGGGCGACAAGGTGTTCGACGTGCTCGGCCAGCTGTTCTCCGGCCGTTCGCTGCGGGAGTTGTTGATGGATGCGGTGCGCTACAACGCTCGCCCCGATGTGAAGGCCCAGCTGGAGCTGGAGATCGAGGGGGCTGTGGATCAGCACCACCTGGAAGATCTGCTGGCGCAGCGGGCCCTGGTACGCCAGGGCATGGATGCCGCCACGGTGGAGCAGTTGCGGCAGCAGATGGAGCGGGCGATGGCGCGCCGCATCCACCCGCACTACGTGCACGACTTCTTCATTGAGGCCTTTCGGCGCTTGGGCGGCAAGCTGAATCCCCGGGAGAAGGGGCGCTACGAGATCACCTATGTGCCGCCGTTGCTCCTCGATCGGAACCAACAGATCGGCGTGGGTGTGCCCGTGCAGGGCCGCTACGAGCGGATCTGCTTTGAAAAGGAGCATGTGGCCGACAGTCCACGGGCTGAATTGGTGAGCCCGGGCCACCCCCTGCTGGAGGCCTGCATCTCGCTGGTGGTTGAGCGCGATGGCTCCGTGCTCGGCCAGGGAGCAGTGCTCATCGATGAGCGCGATCTGGGCAGCGAACCGCGCCTGCTGTTCTGCCTGGAGCACGGCCTGCAAGACGGCCGCAAGACCCGCGCCGGCCAACAGCAACTGATCTCGAACCGTCTGCAGTTCCTGGAGATCAGCCGCTCCGGTGTGGTGAGCCCAGCAGGTTCGGCTCCATACCTCGACTACCGCCCCTTGCGCGATGGCGAACAGGAGCTGGTGGCGCCGTTGCTGCAGGAGAGCTGGCTGTCGCAGGACTGGGATGCGCTGGTGCTCCAACACGCCATGACCACCCTCGTGCCCAGGCATCTGGAAGAAGTGTCGGCGGAACGGCTGGAGCGGATCGCCAAGGCCGAGCGGGAGATCAAGGCGCGCATGCAGCGGGAGATCAACCACTGGAGCCGCCGCTACGAAGAGCTGAAGCTGCAGGAACAGGCGGGCAAACAGGTGCGCCTACCCGCCAAGGTGGCCAAAGACCGCGCCGAGGTGCTCACCAGCCGTCTGGAAAAACGGCTGGCCCAACTCCAGGCAGAAGCGCAGATCACTGCCAAGGTGCCAAACCTCAAGGGCGGCTCCCTGGTGATCCCGGCGGGCTGGTTGTTGGCGCAGCAGGGGCAGAGCGATCCGCAGGGCGTGGATGCAGCGGCGCGCAAACGGGTGGAACTGTTGGCGATGAACGCCGTGTTCGAGGCGGAGAAAGCCCTGGGCCGCATGCCCAAAGACGTGAGCGCCGAACGCGGCCGGGGCTACGACATCGAATCGATCGATGCCGACGGCAACCTGTTCTTTATTGAGGTGAAGGGCCGCACCGATGGCGCCGACTCGGTGACGCTCACGATCAACGAGGTGAACACCGGCCGCAACGCCCCGCATCGCTTCCGGCTCGCCCTGGTGAGTGTGGCCGGTGATCAGGCCACCACACCGGTGTATGTGAGCGGGGTGGACTGGGGCCTACCCGGCTTTGGCGACACGCAGATCACCAAGAACCTGCAGCAGCTGCTCGCCGCAGGGAGGGCACCGCATTGA
- a CDS encoding outer membrane protein, giving the protein MRTLDRPLRSLLVAAVLLVGSAAQVRAQETPSNEPSPDATGFYATLGVGAAWPQNVTGSTSVFDIDVSGDYSLDPGVAVEVGAGYDFGVVRAELTYLYNNATLNSLRVSALGQSVSASISNGGVNTNSVMASAYVDIPTKSRIVPYVGGGLGYTNVSWGSYNASAGGLTLSQSSGGQGVLGYQGKVGVSYRASKEADVFLEATYQGTASFSVESVSYDPLSSWGARLGARYRF; this is encoded by the coding sequence ATGCGCACTCTTGATCGTCCGCTGCGCTCACTTCTGGTCGCCGCGGTCCTGCTGGTGGGCTCAGCCGCTCAGGTCCGCGCCCAGGAGACGCCAAGCAACGAGCCCAGCCCTGATGCCACCGGCTTCTATGCCACTCTCGGCGTCGGTGCTGCCTGGCCGCAGAACGTCACCGGCAGCACCTCCGTGTTTGATATCGATGTCAGCGGTGACTACAGCCTCGACCCCGGTGTCGCCGTGGAAGTAGGTGCGGGGTATGACTTCGGGGTGGTGCGCGCTGAGCTCACCTACCTCTATAACAACGCAACACTCAACAGCCTGCGGGTCTCGGCGCTCGGTCAGAGCGTCAGCGCCTCGATCAGCAATGGCGGCGTAAACACCAATTCGGTGATGGCCTCGGCCTACGTGGACATCCCCACCAAGAGCCGCATCGTTCCCTACGTCGGTGGCGGTTTGGGTTACACCAACGTGTCCTGGGGGAGCTACAACGCCAGTGCCGGTGGCCTCACCCTCAGCCAGTCCTCCGGCGGCCAGGGGGTATTGGGCTACCAGGGCAAGGTAGGCGTGAGCTACCGCGCCAGCAAGGAAGCCGACGTATTCCTGGAAGCCACGTACCAGGGCACCGCCAGCTTCTCGGTGGAGAGCGTCAGCTACGACCCGCTCAGCAGCTGGGGAGCCCGCCTGGGAGCGCGTTACCGCTTCTGA
- a CDS encoding AAA family ATPase, with protein sequence MEPLRCHLLIGQPASGKTTLARALAPLLTGPGESPAVVLSTDAIRAEVFGDAAVQGPWPDIQQRLHQRIREAVATGTPVIVDATHARRPWRLAITQSLDLPAPVEWIGWWLYTDLPTSLDWNAKRERPVPVPVIQEMAAALADSHFGPSRAEGFAAICAVVPTHHQELTSVLQAELAGLERRIRSATNRERKLQRHGYSRLLDLERLLYLIRLLSRWPDLSAADPASAAELEAILSPLPEGDLAQRAAAFLGRLHGECYSDAAAIRGDLAWLEANGFCSALPVEAPIQLAPLIRAPELQGPLNGGLPPLGDAPVFIRVMTLLRHLLQSPFDRPAERGANLHEHLIAATSAIPGGYLPGETATLRKDLEKLLSPYGFRSRNDNVRHGYCLGTALLSPLRLQELHNVVRQAAGRLADPSALDLLEELEQRLRWAGIDLDPGAPVRSYARHTSVDSALVRRDALAAPRQAERIEAAIVEHRRVLLHRYDGMGSFADSPAGELRVWPLQLIFHNVGWYLLFEEDHIGAEQGLIRSERLDRLSLRGSCSRGDLRRSEQAHQAALLRLERLLHLSGGIYFGEDLEQQLILGSAAGQRCQRALVTLRFCCAPWAFAFIREGLQRYPIEHTRFSRPLPADRWWHHPKAPHMLPPGPAEASHPYPVELDLPPWTVARDVDLRSWLFAFGGGIRIEQPEVLRQELVERCQDTLAANSSQTHTAADDEPVFFRSRLRRD encoded by the coding sequence ATGGAACCGCTGCGCTGCCACCTGCTGATCGGCCAGCCCGCAAGCGGCAAGACCACCCTGGCCAGGGCCCTGGCGCCATTGCTCACGGGCCCTGGCGAGTCCCCAGCGGTGGTGCTCTCCACCGATGCGATTCGCGCGGAGGTGTTCGGTGATGCAGCAGTGCAGGGTCCCTGGCCGGACATCCAGCAACGGCTGCACCAGCGCATCCGCGAGGCTGTGGCGACAGGGACTCCGGTGATCGTGGATGCCACCCACGCCAGGCGACCCTGGCGGCTGGCGATTACCCAGTCGCTGGACTTGCCGGCACCGGTGGAGTGGATCGGCTGGTGGCTCTACACCGATTTGCCCACCTCACTTGATTGGAACGCCAAGCGAGAGCGGCCGGTACCGGTGCCCGTGATTCAGGAAATGGCAGCCGCCCTGGCCGATTCGCACTTTGGGCCCTCCAGAGCCGAGGGCTTTGCTGCGATCTGCGCTGTGGTGCCCACGCACCACCAGGAGCTCACATCGGTGCTCCAAGCGGAATTGGCCGGGCTGGAACGGCGCATCCGCTCGGCCACGAATCGTGAACGCAAGCTGCAGCGCCATGGCTACTCGCGCCTGCTCGATTTGGAGCGGCTGCTTTACCTGATCCGACTGCTCAGCCGCTGGCCGGATCTCTCGGCGGCCGACCCTGCCAGCGCCGCGGAGCTGGAAGCGATCCTCTCACCTCTGCCTGAGGGTGATCTGGCGCAGCGTGCAGCGGCCTTTCTGGGGCGGCTGCATGGGGAGTGCTACAGCGATGCGGCGGCGATCCGAGGTGATCTGGCCTGGCTGGAAGCCAATGGCTTCTGCAGCGCCCTGCCTGTGGAGGCACCGATTCAGCTGGCACCGCTGATCAGGGCACCGGAGCTGCAGGGACCGCTGAACGGTGGTCTGCCGCCCCTGGGTGATGCTCCGGTGTTTATCCGGGTGATGACCCTGCTGCGCCACCTGTTGCAGTCGCCCTTTGATCGCCCGGCGGAGCGCGGCGCCAATCTGCATGAGCACCTGATTGCGGCCACCAGTGCCATCCCCGGCGGCTATCTGCCCGGTGAAACAGCAACGCTGCGCAAGGACCTGGAGAAGCTGCTCAGCCCCTACGGCTTCCGCTCGCGCAACGACAACGTTCGCCATGGCTATTGCCTGGGCACAGCGCTGCTTTCACCGCTGCGGCTTCAGGAGCTCCACAACGTGGTGCGTCAGGCTGCGGGCCGGCTGGCGGATCCCTCGGCCCTGGATCTGCTGGAGGAGCTGGAACAGCGGCTGCGCTGGGCTGGGATTGATCTGGATCCTGGAGCACCGGTGCGCAGCTACGCCCGCCATACGTCGGTGGACAGCGCCCTGGTGCGGCGCGATGCGCTGGCGGCACCGCGCCAGGCGGAGCGAATCGAAGCGGCGATTGTGGAACACCGCCGGGTGCTGCTGCACCGCTACGACGGGATGGGCAGCTTTGCCGATAGCCCCGCGGGAGAGCTGCGGGTGTGGCCGCTGCAGCTGATCTTTCACAACGTCGGCTGGTACCTGCTGTTTGAGGAGGATCACATCGGCGCGGAGCAGGGCCTCATCCGCAGTGAACGGCTGGATCGCCTGTCGCTGCGCGGCTCTTGCAGTCGCGGTGATCTGCGCAGATCGGAGCAGGCGCATCAGGCGGCGTTGCTGCGGCTGGAGCGATTGCTGCACCTGAGCGGCGGGATCTATTTCGGGGAGGACCTCGAGCAACAGTTGATTCTGGGCAGTGCAGCGGGTCAGCGGTGCCAGAGGGCGCTGGTGACGTTGCGCTTCTGCTGCGCGCCCTGGGCCTTTGCCTTCATTCGTGAGGGCCTGCAGCGCTACCCGATCGAGCACACCCGCTTTTCAAGGCCGTTGCCGGCTGATCGCTGGTGGCATCACCCAAAGGCGCCGCATATGCTGCCGCCCGGCCCGGCCGAGGCCAGCCATCCCTACCCGGTGGAACTGGACCTGCCGCCCTGGACGGTGGCACGGGATGTGGATCTGCGCAGCTGGTTGTTCGCCTTTGGCGGCGGGATCCGAATCGAGCAGCCGGAGGTATTGCGGCAGGAGTTGGTGGAGCGCTGCCAGGACACGCTGGCGGCCAACAGCAGCCAGACACACACCGCCGCTGATGATGAGCCTGTGTTTTTTCGCAGCCGGCTGCGGCGGGACTGA
- the mscL gene encoding large conductance mechanosensitive channel protein MscL: MGRTRSFLTDFRAFINRGNVVDLAVAVVIGGAFGKVVDAVVSLVMGSLLEPALKAANIDAIADWPAGAVLVAVINFLVIALVVFLIIRAIESLRRKEEAVAPPETQAQLAAAVTRLADALDRRQL, from the coding sequence ATGGGACGCACACGGAGCTTTCTCACTGATTTCAGGGCTTTTATCAATCGCGGCAATGTGGTGGATCTTGCCGTCGCGGTGGTGATCGGTGGAGCCTTTGGGAAGGTGGTGGATGCAGTGGTGAGCCTGGTGATGGGGTCATTGCTTGAACCTGCTCTCAAAGCCGCGAACATTGATGCCATTGCCGATTGGCCAGCTGGTGCCGTCCTGGTGGCGGTGATCAATTTTCTGGTGATCGCTTTGGTCGTGTTTCTGATCATTCGCGCCATTGAGTCGTTGCGTCGAAAGGAGGAAGCCGTGGCTCCCCCAGAGACTCAGGCCCAGCTGGCCGCAGCGGTGACCCGCTTGGCGGATGCCCTGGATCGCCGCCAGCTCTGA